CGTCGACGACGCGGCGGGCCTTGAACGTCGTCTCCGGCAGCGTCCCGGGTGCGAGCAGCTCCACCGGCACCCGGATCGCGACCGCGCGCCGCAGCGCGTCCTCGGTGCGGCGGGCGAGCTCGGCGCGGCGCGCCCCGGCGTCGGCGGGGGCGAGGGCGTCGAGCTCCGCGACGGCGGCGTGCCCCAGCTCGGCCTGGACGGTCAGCTCGTCGAGGGCCCCGACCCGGGTCACCCGGATGCGGAACTCGGGCCCCAGCTCGGCGACGGTGCGCAGACCGGTCTCGATGGCGCTGGGGAACACGTTGGCCCCGCGGACGACGAGCATGTCGTCGAGCCGCCCGAGGATGCCCTCGGGCAGGCGCGGGTAGGTCCGCCCGCACGGGCACGGGTCGGTGTCGAGGTAGGTCTCGTCGCCGGGGGCGAACCGGATCATCGGCTGGGAGTCGCGCCACAGGTGCGTGTAGACGACGGCGCCGCGCCGCCCGACCGGGATCGGCGCGTTGGGGTCGGCCGCGTCGACGACCTCGGTGAACACCTCGTCGGTGTAGAGGTGCGTGCCGGTGCCCTCGGTGCAGCCGACGCTGGTCTGGAACGGGTACATCTCCGACGTCGAGCCGGCGTCGGCCGCGGTGGCGCCCCAGCCGTCCTCGATGATCTTCCGGGTGCCCGGCAGGCTCCCGCCGGGTTCCCCGCCGACGAGCAGGTGCCGCACGGTGTTGCCCCGCAGGTCGATGCCCATCTTCTCGGCCACCGACAGCAGGTGGATGCAGTAGGACGGGGTGGCGCTGAAGATCGTCGACCCCAGCCGGTCGATCAGCTCCAGGTGCCGCTCGGAGTCGGTGATGCCGAGCGGGAACAGCGTGGCGCCGATGCGCTCCGCCCCCTGCACCACGCCCCAGCCGCCGAAGAACAGGCCGAACGGGAACCCGACCTGCACGACGTCGTCGGGCCGCACGCCCGCGCACCACTGCGCCATCGCGTGGACCTCGCCCGCGCGCTCCCAGTCGGTGCGCGACACCGCGTACATCGTCGGCACGCCCGAGGTGCCCGACGACCCGTGGATGCGGGCGATCTCCCCGGGCGGCACCGGACGGCTGTAGCTGCCGAACGGCGGGTGCTCGCGCTGGTCGGCGACGAGCATCTTCTTCGTGATCACCGGGACCTTCGTGGTGAAGTCCTCGATCGTGCGCACCTGGTCGGGATGGAACCCGTGCGCGTCGTAGTGCCGGCGGTAGAACGGCAGGTCCGCGTAGACGTGGTGCAGCTGGTGCTGCATCCGCGCCAGGATCAGGCGGTCGCGCTCCGCGGGCGCGAGGGTCTCGCGCTCCTCGTCCCAGAAGCGGGGGAAGCCCCGCGGCCCTGCCGTGCTGCCCATGCCGTTCCTCGTTCCGTTCCCGGTTCCTCGTGCCGTCAGGGGCGGGCGACGAGGCCCTGCGCCTCGGCCACGTCCCAGTAGGAGTGCAGCCCCCGCACGTGCTGCCCGCCGTCGACGGGCACGAAGTGTCCCGTGATCCGCCCGGCGGCGGGCGAGAGCAGGAACAGCGCGACGTCGGCGATGTCGGAGGGCTCCTGGTGCCGCGGCGGCGCGACCAGCGTGCGGTCCAGGAACTCCTGCCCGATCCGCCCGACGGTGAAGCCGGCGCCCAGCGGGGTGTTGACGGTGCCCGGCCCGATCGAGTTGGCCCGGATGCCGTGGCGGCCCAGCTCACCCGCACAGACCTGGGTGAACTGCATGATCCCGGCCTTGGCCGCGCAGTAGTGGCCCAGGCCGTCGGTGGCCGCGACGGCGTTGAGCGAGGCGATGTTGACGATCGCGCCGCCCGACCCCGCGGCGATGGCCTGCCGCGCGAACGCCCTCGTGCACAGGAACGTGCCCTTGAGGCAGGTGTCGACGATGAGGTCCCAGTCGTCCTCGGACGTGTCGACGACCAGCGACAGCGACGCCGTGCCCGCGTTGTTGACGAGGTGGTGCACCGTGCCGAAGCGCTCGGCGGCGAGCGCGAAGGCCGCCTCCACGTCGGCGGCGACCGCGACCGACCCCTCGTGCCAGGCCAGCCGGTCACCCCCGCCGAGCTCCTCGCCCGCCGCCTCGATGTTGGCGGGCTCGATCTCCAGCGAGACGACGTTGGCGCCGCGCTCCAGCAGCGCCGCCGCGATCCCCTTGCCGATCCCGCTGCCCGCCCCGGTGACGAACGCCGTCTGCCCCGACAGGTCGTCCATCAGCCGGCACTCCCCTTGGCGTTCCAGCCGCCGTCGACCGGCATGGCCTGCCCCGTGCAGAAGCTGGCGTCGTCGGAGAACAGGAACGCGGCCGCCGCCGCGATGTCCTCCGCCCGGCCCAGGCGCGGGATCATGTGCGCCGCCACGAAGTTCTCGCGCATGCTCTCGGTGATGCCCGCGAGGATCGGGGTGTCGATGGTGCCGGGGCAGATGCAGTTCACCCGGATCCCGCGCGGGCTGTACTCCATCGCCACCTGCTGGGTGAGGCTGACGACCCCGCCCTTGGCCGCGGAGTAGGCGGCCAGGTTCTCCAGCCCCTTGAGCGCCGCCATCGAGCCGATGTTGACGATGCTGCCCCCGCCGCCGTCGAGCATCCGCGGGATCGCGGCCTGCATGCCCAGCCAGACGCCCCTGAGGTCGGTGCCGATGACGTGGTCCCAGCCCGCGTCGTCGAGGTCGACGACGTTGTCGGGGCCGAGCGTGTTGGTGACCCCGGCGATGTTGCCGAGCAGGTGCAGGCCGCCGAACCCGCCGACGGCCTCGTCGACGAGCCGCTTCCAGTCGCCGCGCTGCCGCACGTCCATCGTGATGTGGACGGCGCGGCCCCCGGCGGCGGTGATCTCCCGCGCCGTCGAGTCGTCGTCCTGCAGGTCGCCGATCACGACCGCGGCGCCCTCGGCGGCGCACCGCAGCGCGACCGCCCGACCGATGCCCTGCACGCCGCCGGTGATGACGGCGACCCTGCCGTCGAGCCTGTTCATCCCGCCGGCCTCAGGCGATCCCGAGCGCGACGTTCGCCATGTGCTGGCGCCGGGCCATGCGCTCGCGCGCGGTGAACTGCGGCGTGACGTAGCGCGCGAACAGCTCCAGCGAGCGGTTCCACTTGTCGGTGGTGACCCAGTCGCGGCAGTTGATCAGCAGCGTGCCGAAGCCGCCGGTGGCCTCCTCCAGCTCCTTGACCTGGCGGATGCAGTCGTCCGGGCTGCCGATGATCCACGGGATGTTGTCGACCATCCACTCGAAGGTGAGGTCGGGGTCCTCCATCCCCTCGCCCTTCTTCATCAGCGCACCGAGGCCGAGGCCGAACAGGTAGTCGTAGGACCGCTTGACGCCCTCGCGGATGTCGCGCATCGCCTGGTTCTTGTCGTCGGTGACGTAGACCTCGCGCACGACCCGCCAGTTCTCCCGGGTGACGGCGGGGTCGATGCCCGACGCCGCGCCGGCCTCCAGCATCGCCCGGCCCATGCCGACGAGGTCGGGGGCGAGGTCGTAGGTGCCGTTGTCGATGGGGGCGAAGTGCACGCTCAGCGGCTTCCAGCCGTTGGCGCCGCACTTGGCGTAGTTGTGCAGGCCCGTCAGGCCGGCGATCGCGAACGGCGGGACGTCCTGGTACGGCCCGACCTGGAGCTGGCGGTTCTCGTACTTCCAGTACACGCCCTCGTAGGTGACCGGGTCGTCGGACGTCAGGAGCTGCCAGATGATCTCCAGCGCCTCGTTGGTGCGCGGCGCGGCCTCGGAGGGCTCCAGGCCGAAGAGCGCCTTGTCGGTGGGCAGCCCACCGCCGCCGAACCCGTACTCCAGGCGGCCGTGGGTGAGGTGGTCGAGGAACGCGAGGCGCTCCGCCACCATGAACGGGTCCTGGTAGGGCAGGTTGACCACGCCGGTGCCCAGCCGGATCCGGCTCGTCACGGCGGAGGCCTTGGCGATCATGTACTCCGGGACGGGCACGTTCTCGTAACCGCCCGTGTGGTGCTCACCGATCCAGAACTCCGAGAACCCGAGCCGCTCGGCCTCCACGATCGCCGCGATGTCGCGATCGTAGGACAGCGTCCAGTTCTCGATCGGCGGGTGCTCCGGCATGGTGAAAAAGCCGAACTTCATCGATCGGTCCTCCTGGGTCGGGGCGGGCCGCAACACACAGTGTGCAAACCGTGGTTCGGCAACAGCGGTGCCATGAATGTGGCCTGCACCACCCGCGGCTGTCAAGAGGCGTCGTCGTACGACTACCGACGCTGTTGATAACTGTACCGACGTTTGCTTACATGGCGGCGTGACGCCACCACCCCTCGCCGACCCGCGCCCACTGGTGCAGACGGGCCCCGACGGGCGCCACCGCGTACTCGGACGGCGCTGCCCGACCTGCGGCGAGGTCGCGGCGTTCGCCTGGCCGCGGTGCCCGGCCTGCCGCGGCGAGGTGGAGCCCGCCGCGTTCGGGCCGGAGGGCACCGTGTGGAGCGCGACCGTCGTCCGGATCCCGGTGCCCGGCCGGACGCCGCCGTACGCCCTCGCCTACGTCGACCTCGACGACGGCCCCCGGGTCCTCGCCCACCTCGCGCACGACGCCGCCCCGCCGATCGGCGCCCGGGTCCGGCTCGCCGCACCGTCGGACGACGGCGACGTCCGGGTGGAGGTGCTCGCGTGAGCGCGGTGGCCGTGCACGGGGTCGGCACCTCCCACTTCGGCCGCCAGCCCGGGCGCGATCTCGTCGGCCTCGCGTTCGACGCGGTGCACGAGGCCCTCGCCGACGCCGGCGTCGACGGCGTCGACGCGGTGTGGGTCGGCACCGTCTTCGGTCCCGCCGGGGTGGCGCAGCGGGTGCTGCGGGCCATGGGCGTCACCGGCATCCCGATCGTCACGGTCGAGAACGCCTGCGCCAGCGGGACCACCGCGTTCGCCGAGGCGCACGAGGCGGTCCGCACCGGCCGGTACGGCCGCGTCCTCGCGCTGGGCCTCGAGCAGATGAGCACGGCGTTCGCCGGGGCCATCACCCCCGAGCCCACCGACCCCGAGGGCCGTTCGGGGCTCGCCCTGCCCGCCCTCTACGCCATGGCCGCGGCCCGCTACCTGCACCTCGGCGCCGTGACGCCCGAGCAGCTCGCGGCGGTGTCGGTGAAGAACCACGCGCACGCCCTGCACAACCCGCGCGCCCAGTACTCCGGCCGCCACACCGTCGAGGAGGTGCTGGCCTCGCGCATGGTCGCCGACCCGCTCACCCTCCTGCAGTGCTGCCCGACCTCCGACGGCGCCGCGGCCGCCGTGCTCGCGCCCGCCACCGGCGGCTCGCGCGAGGTGGCCGTCCGCGGGGTCGCGATGCGCAGCGGCGCGCCGTGGAACCACGCCTCGCCGCACGTGTGGGGCCACGACGTCGTCCGCGACACCGCCGCCGACGCGTTCGCCGCTGCGGGCCTGACCGGACCGTCCGACGTCGACGTCCTGGAGGTGCACGACGCCTTCACCATCGGCGAGATCGTCACGACCGAGGCGCTGGGCCTGGCGCCTCCGGGCGGCGGCGGCGAGGCCGCGGCGGCCGGCGTGACGGCGCTCGGCGGGGCGCACCCGGTGAACCCGTCCGGCGGCCTGCTCTCCCGCGGCCACCCGCTCGGGGCCACCGGCCTGGCCCAGCTCGCCGAGATCACCTGGCAGCTGCGCGGCGAGGCCGCCGGCCGCCAGGTCGACGGCGCCCGCATCGGCGTCGTCGAGACCATGGGCGGCGGCGTGTCGGTGCTCGACGGCAACGCCTGCGTCGTCGCCGTGCTGGAGGCACCGTGAGCGCGTCGATCGACCTCACCCACGCGGACCTGCTCGGCGACGACGCCGTCCGCGACCCCTACCCGCTGCTGGCCGCCCTGCGCGAGCACGACCCCGTGCACTGGAGCCCGCGGTACCGCTCCTGGTTCGTCACCCGCTTCGACGACGTGTCCGACGCGCTGCGCGACCCCCGGTTCTCCTCCGACCGCATCTCCCCCTACCGCCGGGCCAAGCTCGACGGCCCCGACGCCGACCCGGCGGTCCGCGCCGCGTTCGGCGTCCTCGAGGACTGGATGGTGTTCAAGGACCCGCCCGACCACACCCGGCTGCGCAAGCTGCTCAGCCGCGCGTTCACCCCCCGCGCGGTCGACCGGGTCCGGGCGCGGATCACCGAGGTCACCGACGAGCTGCTCGACGCGGCACTGGCCGGCGGCACCGGCCGGACCGACCTGATCGGCGACTTCGCCTACCCGCTCACCGCGGCCGTCATCGCGGAGGTGCTCGGCGTGCCGCGCCGCGACCACCCCCGGTTCAAGGACTGGTCCGACCAGATCACCGGGCTGGTGTTCGGCGGGATGGGCGACCCGAACCGGCACACGGCGGGCGCGCACGGCATGGCGGAGCTGACCGAGTACCTCACCGGCCTGGTCCGCGACCACGAGCGCGAACCGGCCGACGACCTGCTGTCCGCGCTGATCAGCGCCCGCGACGACGACGACGCCCTGAGCCAGGACGAGGTGATCTCCACCGGCGTGCTGCTGCTGTTCGCCGGCCACGAGACCACGACGAACCTGATCGGCAGCGGGCTGCTGGCCCTGCTGCGCGACCCCGGCCAGCGCGCGCTGCTCGCGGCCGACCCGGGGCTCGTCGGGGGCGCGGTCGAGGAGCTGATGCGCTTCGACGGGCCGGCCAAGACCGTCGCCCGGCTGATGGCCGACGACGTCGAGCTGCGCGGGCGCACGCTGCGCCGCGGTGAGCGGGTCTTCCTGTGCCCGTCCTCGGCCAACCGGGACCCGGCCGTCTTCGAGGACCCGGACCGCCTCGACATCACCCGGCGCCACGGCCGCCAGCTGGGCTTCGGCGTCGGGATGCACTACTGCCTCGGCGCCCCGCTGGCCCGGCTGGAGGCCTCCGTCGCCATCCCGCGGGCGCTGGACCGGCTGCCCGGGCTGCGCCCGGCCGAGGACGAGCTGCGCTGGCACCCGGTGCTGCTCTCGCGGGGGATGCTGCGCTTCCCCGTGGAGTTCGACCGGCCCTGACCGCCGGTCAGTGCATCGTCCACCCGCCGTCGACGCACAGCGTGGTCCCGGTCAT
This sequence is a window from Pseudonocardia petroleophila. Protein-coding genes within it:
- a CDS encoding LLM class flavin-dependent oxidoreductase, producing the protein MKFGFFTMPEHPPIENWTLSYDRDIAAIVEAERLGFSEFWIGEHHTGGYENVPVPEYMIAKASAVTSRIRLGTGVVNLPYQDPFMVAERLAFLDHLTHGRLEYGFGGGGLPTDKALFGLEPSEAAPRTNEALEIIWQLLTSDDPVTYEGVYWKYENRQLQVGPYQDVPPFAIAGLTGLHNYAKCGANGWKPLSVHFAPIDNGTYDLAPDLVGMGRAMLEAGAASGIDPAVTRENWRVVREVYVTDDKNQAMRDIREGVKRSYDYLFGLGLGALMKKGEGMEDPDLTFEWMVDNIPWIIGSPDDCIRQVKELEEATGGFGTLLINCRDWVTTDKWNRSLELFARYVTPQFTARERMARRQHMANVALGIA
- a CDS encoding Zn-ribbon domain-containing OB-fold protein; its protein translation is MTPPPLADPRPLVQTGPDGRHRVLGRRCPTCGEVAAFAWPRCPACRGEVEPAAFGPEGTVWSATVVRIPVPGRTPPYALAYVDLDDGPRVLAHLAHDAAPPIGARVRLAAPSDDGDVRVEVLA
- a CDS encoding cytochrome P450 gives rise to the protein MSASIDLTHADLLGDDAVRDPYPLLAALREHDPVHWSPRYRSWFVTRFDDVSDALRDPRFSSDRISPYRRAKLDGPDADPAVRAAFGVLEDWMVFKDPPDHTRLRKLLSRAFTPRAVDRVRARITEVTDELLDAALAGGTGRTDLIGDFAYPLTAAVIAEVLGVPRRDHPRFKDWSDQITGLVFGGMGDPNRHTAGAHGMAELTEYLTGLVRDHEREPADDLLSALISARDDDDALSQDEVISTGVLLLFAGHETTTNLIGSGLLALLRDPGQRALLAADPGLVGGAVEELMRFDGPAKTVARLMADDVELRGRTLRRGERVFLCPSSANRDPAVFEDPDRLDITRRHGRQLGFGVGMHYCLGAPLARLEASVAIPRALDRLPGLRPAEDELRWHPVLLSRGMLRFPVEFDRP
- a CDS encoding thiolase family protein, encoding MSAVAVHGVGTSHFGRQPGRDLVGLAFDAVHEALADAGVDGVDAVWVGTVFGPAGVAQRVLRAMGVTGIPIVTVENACASGTTAFAEAHEAVRTGRYGRVLALGLEQMSTAFAGAITPEPTDPEGRSGLALPALYAMAAARYLHLGAVTPEQLAAVSVKNHAHALHNPRAQYSGRHTVEEVLASRMVADPLTLLQCCPTSDGAAAAVLAPATGGSREVAVRGVAMRSGAPWNHASPHVWGHDVVRDTAADAFAAAGLTGPSDVDVLEVHDAFTIGEIVTTEALGLAPPGGGGEAAAAGVTALGGAHPVNPSGGLLSRGHPLGATGLAQLAEITWQLRGEAAGRQVDGARIGVVETMGGGVSVLDGNACVVAVLEAP
- a CDS encoding SDR family NAD(P)-dependent oxidoreductase — translated: MDDLSGQTAFVTGAGSGIGKGIAAALLERGANVVSLEIEPANIEAAGEELGGGDRLAWHEGSVAVAADVEAAFALAAERFGTVHHLVNNAGTASLSLVVDTSEDDWDLIVDTCLKGTFLCTRAFARQAIAAGSGGAIVNIASLNAVAATDGLGHYCAAKAGIMQFTQVCAGELGRHGIRANSIGPGTVNTPLGAGFTVGRIGQEFLDRTLVAPPRHQEPSDIADVALFLLSPAAGRITGHFVPVDGGQHVRGLHSYWDVAEAQGLVARP
- a CDS encoding SDR family NAD(P)-dependent oxidoreductase, which produces MNRLDGRVAVITGGVQGIGRAVALRCAAEGAAVVIGDLQDDDSTAREITAAGGRAVHITMDVRQRGDWKRLVDEAVGGFGGLHLLGNIAGVTNTLGPDNVVDLDDAGWDHVIGTDLRGVWLGMQAAIPRMLDGGGGSIVNIGSMAALKGLENLAAYSAAKGGVVSLTQQVAMEYSPRGIRVNCICPGTIDTPILAGITESMRENFVAAHMIPRLGRAEDIAAAAAFLFSDDASFCTGQAMPVDGGWNAKGSAG
- a CDS encoding phenylacetate--CoA ligase family protein: MGSTAGPRGFPRFWDEERETLAPAERDRLILARMQHQLHHVYADLPFYRRHYDAHGFHPDQVRTIEDFTTKVPVITKKMLVADQREHPPFGSYSRPVPPGEIARIHGSSGTSGVPTMYAVSRTDWERAGEVHAMAQWCAGVRPDDVVQVGFPFGLFFGGWGVVQGAERIGATLFPLGITDSERHLELIDRLGSTIFSATPSYCIHLLSVAEKMGIDLRGNTVRHLLVGGEPGGSLPGTRKIIEDGWGATAADAGSTSEMYPFQTSVGCTEGTGTHLYTDEVFTEVVDAADPNAPIPVGRRGAVVYTHLWRDSQPMIRFAPGDETYLDTDPCPCGRTYPRLPEGILGRLDDMLVVRGANVFPSAIETGLRTVAELGPEFRIRVTRVGALDELTVQAELGHAAVAELDALAPADAGARRAELARRTEDALRRAVAIRVPVELLAPGTLPETTFKARRVVDERPRG